In Clostridium sp., one DNA window encodes the following:
- a CDS encoding metallophosphoesterase — MALFAISDLHLDKSGNKPMDVFGDNWYEHDVRIHENWMDKISDDDTVLISGDISWAMDMESAILDLEWIHELPGRKIFVKGNHDYWWTSINKLNNLYEDMKFIQNNFFSYYDYAICGTRGWNCPGSENFTPHDQKIYNREVLRLKNSLESASKNKYEKFIVMMHYPPIGEKFMDSEFTNMFKEYDIEKVIYGHLHGEALLRAVSGEIDGTEYILTSADYINFNPVKII, encoded by the coding sequence GTGGCTTTATTTGCAATATCCGATCTACACCTTGACAAAAGTGGCAATAAACCTATGGATGTCTTTGGTGATAACTGGTATGAACATGATGTCAGGATACATGAAAATTGGATGGATAAAATATCTGATGATGATACAGTTTTAATTTCCGGTGACATATCATGGGCCATGGATATGGAAAGTGCAATTTTGGATCTTGAATGGATTCACGAATTGCCTGGAAGAAAAATATTTGTCAAGGGAAATCATGACTATTGGTGGACCAGTATAAATAAATTAAACAATCTATATGAGGATATGAAGTTTATTCAAAATAATTTTTTTAGTTATTATGATTATGCAATTTGCGGCACCAGAGGGTGGAACTGCCCCGGGAGTGAAAATTTTACACCCCATGATCAGAAAATATATAACAGGGAAGTATTGAGATTGAAGAATTCTCTGGAATCAGCATCAAAAAACAAATATGAAAAATTTATTGTAATGATGCATTATCCGCCAATAGGTGAAAAATTCATGGATTCGGAATTTACAAACATGTTTAAAGAATACGACATTGAAAAAGTTATATATGGGCATCTCCATGGAGAAGCCCTTTTGAGGGCTGTTTCAGGGGAAATTGATGGCACAGAATATATATTGACCTCAGCAGACTATATAAACTTTAATCCGGTCAAAATAATTTAA
- a CDS encoding DUF2225 domain-containing protein, with the protein MSKETDNSILYDPQEQIFMLYDKKVSCPVCGTSFKARSIKKGSYRILKKDSDFFIRYSRINPYFYDVWVCDECGYAAIKNDFEKLSDYDAQMIKGKISPKWKHKNYPEVYDINLAIQRYKLSLLNYYTINSKASKKAINCLKLAWMYRLKDDHGSELQFLKQALNNFSTAYYNEPSPICGMDKYTTMYLIGELKRRLGDGEESLIWFSQVMTSPTSSQKIKDLAREQRDLIKSNTENTIEQEQTTDNKQSHKFFHKFRK; encoded by the coding sequence ATGTCCAAGGAAACAGATAACTCAATATTATATGATCCACAAGAACAAATATTCATGTTATACGATAAAAAAGTAAGCTGTCCTGTGTGTGGAACCAGCTTTAAGGCAAGATCCATTAAAAAAGGCTCCTACAGAATATTAAAAAAGGATTCGGATTTTTTTATACGATATTCGAGAATAAACCCCTATTTTTATGATGTCTGGGTATGTGACGAATGTGGCTATGCCGCTATAAAAAACGATTTCGAAAAATTAAGCGATTATGATGCGCAAATGATAAAGGGAAAAATTTCGCCAAAATGGAAGCATAAGAATTATCCTGAAGTATATGACATAAATCTGGCAATTCAACGATATAAATTATCATTGCTGAATTACTACACAATAAACTCCAAGGCAAGTAAAAAGGCAATTAACTGTCTAAAGCTGGCATGGATGTACAGGCTTAAAGATGACCATGGAAGCGAGCTGCAGTTTTTAAAGCAGGCCCTCAATAACTTTTCTACTGCATATTACAATGAACCATCCCCAATATGCGGCATGGACAAGTATACTACAATGTATCTCATAGGCGAATTGAAAAGACGTCTTGGAGATGGCGAGGAATCCCTCATATGGTTCAGCCAGGTAATGACATCCCCTACATCGTCCCAGAAAATCAAGGATTTAGCCAGGGAGCAAAGGGACCTCATAAAATCCAATACTGAAAATACTATAGAGCAGGAACAGACAACAGATAATAAGCAAAGCCATAAATTCTTTCATAAATTCCGTAAATAA
- a CDS encoding EscU/YscU/HrcU family type III secretion system export apparatus switch protein, whose amino-acid sequence MDGRKKVAALKYDVDYESPIVSAAGIGQIADNILKKAEESNVPIVYDKELANLLVNINIGDNIPFELYDAVAKVIAYVVDIDNSINPK is encoded by the coding sequence ATGGATGGAAGAAAAAAGGTAGCAGCTTTAAAATATGATGTTGATTATGAATCACCTATAGTCAGTGCTGCAGGCATAGGACAGATAGCCGACAATATTTTAAAAAAGGCTGAAGAGTCAAATGTGCCCATAGTATATGACAAGGAACTTGCAAATCTTCTTGTTAACATAAATATCGGAGATAATATCCCATTTGAACTGTATGATGCTGTTGCAAAAGTAATAGCATATGTGGTGGATATAGATAACAGTATAAATCCAAAATAG